The nucleotide sequence GAGCCTCACCGACCTGTCGCTGCGGCTCGGCGGCGGGATCGTGCTGTTCCTGATCGCGCTGCGGATGATCTTCCCGCATCCGGACGGCGCGCTCGGCAACGATCCGCGTGCGGGCGGCGAGCCGTTCATCGTGCCGCTCGCGATTCCGGCGCTCGCCGGGCCGTCCGCGCTCGCGACGGTGATGCTGCTGACGTCGCAGGGACCCGGCAAGATGCTCGAGTGGGTCGGCGCGCTGACGGTCACGATGATCGTCTGCGCGGTGACGCTGGTGCTGGCCGAGCGGATCCAGCAATGGATCGGCGAGCGGACCGTCGCGGCGTTCGAGCGCCTGATGGGCCTCGTGCTCGTCGCGATTTCGGTCGAGATGATGCTGGGCGGCGTCCGCGCGTTCGTGCACCAGCTGTAGGGCGGGGCGGCGCACACCCAAGACGCCAAAAAAAGCGGCGCGCCGGGAAACCGGAGCGCCGCTTTCTATTTATATAGTGCGGAGCGGGGCGCTCAGACGTTCGTGGTCAGCGCACGGATCGTCGGCAGGTTGCGCCAGTAGCCCTTCGCATCCATCCCGCAGCCGAACACGTAGCGGTCCGGTACCGCGAAGCCGCAGAAGTCGGGGTGCAGCGGCTTCGCCTTCGCGAGCGTCTTCTCGCACAGCACGGCCGACATGAAGCGCTTGGCGCCCATGTCGAGAATGCGGTCGCGGATCGCGGCCATCGTCTCGCCTTCGTCGAGGATGTCATCGAGCACGAGCACGATCCGGTCTTTCACCGATTCGCGCGGCGCGACGCGCCAGTGCATTTCCGGGCTGCCCTGCGTCGTGTTGCGGTAGCGGGTCAGGTGGATGTAGTCGAATTCCAGCGGGAAATCGAGATGCGGCAGCAGCATCCCGGTAAACACCGCGGCGCCGCCCATCACCGAGAGAACGAGCGGGAACGCGTCGCCGATCTCGGCGCGGATCGCGTCGGCCATCTTGGAGATCGACGCGTTGACGGCGTCCGCCGAGACGATCTCTTCGGAGTGGTTGAAAATGTGGAGGGCTTCTTCGCGGTTCATGTGTTCTGGCGGGCAGTCGGTATACAAATAAGAATGAAGCAGAACGGCCGCCGCGCGCTACAGCAAAAACCCGCGCGCCGGCCGATGGGCGGAATCAGCGCATGCCGGGCATCATGCCCTTCAGGCCGCGCATCATCTTCTGCATGTTGCCGCCCTTCAGCTTCTTCATCATCGTACGCATCTGGTCGTACTGGTTCAGCATCCGGTTGACTTCCTGCACCGGCACGCCCGCGCCGGCTGCAATGCGGCGCTTGCGCGTCGCCTTGATGATCTCGGGTTTCGCGCGCTCGGCCGGCGTCATCGAGCTGATGATGCCTTCCATCCGGCGGATCGACTTCTCGGCCTGGCCCATGTCGGCGCCGGCGGCCGCCTGCTGGAACTGCGCAGGGAGTTTATCCATCAGCGACGACAGGCCGCCCATGTTCTTCATCTGCGAGATCTGCGCGCGGAAATCGTTCAGGTCGAAGTCGCCGCCTTTCTTGACCTTGTCGGCGAGCTTCTGCGCGGCCTGCACGTCGACGCCGCGCTGCGCCTCCTCGACGAGCGCGAGGATGTCGCCCATGCCGAGGATCCGGTTCGCCATCCGGTCGGGGTGGAACACCTCGAGGCCGTCGAGCTTCTCCGCGACACCGACGAACTTGATCGGCTTGCCCGTGACGTGACGCACCGACAGCGCGGCGCCGCCGCGCGAGTCGCCGTCGAGCTTGGTCAGCACGACGCCGGTGAGCGGCAGCGTGTCGTTGAACGCCTTCGCGGTGTTGACCGCGTCCTGGCCGAGCATCGCGTCGACGACGAACAGTGTTTCGGCCGGCTTCAGCGTGCCGTGCAGCGCGGCGATTTCCTGCATCATCGCCTCGTCGATGCCGAGGCGGCCGGCCGTGTCGACGATCAGCACGTCATGGTAGTGGCGCTTTGCCCAATCGACGGCCGCAATCGCGATGTCGACGGGCTTCTGGTCCGGCGTGGACGGGAAGAAGTCGGCGCCGACCTGTTCGCTCACCGTTTTCAGCTGCATGATTGCGGCCGGGCGATACACGTCGCACGACACGGTCAGCACCTTCTTCTTGTACTTCTCGCGCAGCAGCTTCGCGAGCTTGCCGGCGGTCGTGGTCTTGCCCGCGCCTTGCAGGCCGGCCATCAGGATCACGGCGGGCGGCGTGACCGCGAGGTTCAGCTCGGCGGCCTTGCCTTCGTAGTCGCCGCCGATCACGGCGGTCAGTTCCTTCTGGACCACGCCGACCAGCGCCTGACCCGGCGACAGGCTGCTGATCACTTCTTCGCCGAGCGCCTTTTCCTTGACCTTGGCGATGAATTCGCGGACGACCGGCAACGAAACGTCGGCCTCCAGCAGGGCGAGACGCACCTCGCGGAGCATCTCCTGCGTGTTCGCCTCGGTAAGCCGGGCCTCGCCGCGCAGCGTCTTGACGACGCGCGCCATCCGTTGAGTGAGATTGTCGAGCATGGGGAGCGATGGACAGTGGGGCCCGAAGGCGCGGCGGAACCGAACAAAGGGAGCCGTCGCGGGAAGGGGGCCTAGTGTAAACTTCGAACATGGATATTGTACTGTATGCCCTCACCGCATTCCTGTACGGCGGCCTCGCCGTCGCAGGCTGGCGCACGCACCGCCAGGGCGCGACGCCGCTCGTCGCGAGCGTGCCGGCCGTGCCGGTTCCCGCGTCCGCTGCGTCCGGGATGAGCGGGGCCGGCCGCGCGCTGCTGTTCGCCGCGCTGGTCGCGCACGGCGTGCTGCTCCATATGACGATCTTTCCGAACGACGCAATGGTGTTCGGCTTCGCGTTCGCGCTGTCCGCGATGTTCTGGCTCGGCGCCGGCATCTACTGGATCGAGAGCTTCTTCTTCCCGCTCGACAGCCTGCGCCTGCTGGTACTGCCGCTCGCGTGTGGCGCGTCGCTGCTGCCGCTCGTGTTCGGTGGCGTGCGGGTGCTTCCTTATGCCGCAGCGCCGTTGTTCAAGCTGCATTTCCTGATCGCGAACATCGCATACGGCCTGTTCGCGATCGCGGCGCTGCACGCGATCCTGATGCTGATGGTCGAGCGGCGCCTGCAGTCGCTGCGGAGCGGCGGGCGCGACGGCTCGACGGGCTGGATCGCGAGCTGGCTCGAGACGCTGCCGCCGCTGCTCACGCTCGAGAAGCTGCTGTTCCGCCTGATCGGCGCCGGCTTCGTGCTGCTCACGCTGACGCTCGCGTCGGGCATCCTGTTCAGCGAGCAGGTCGACGCGCGCGCGCTGCGGCTCGACCACAAGACGGTATTCGCGATCCTGTCGTGGCTGATGTTCGGCGGCCTGCTGGTCGCCCGCAAGACGTCGGGCTGGCGTGGCCGTGGTGCCGCGCGCTGGGTGCTCGTGTCGTTCGCCGCGCTGCTGCTCGCGTATGTCGGCAGCCGGTTCGTTTTCGAGGTGCTGCTGCACCGTTCCGTGGTTTGAACGCAGGTTTCCGATGCGACAGATTCTTCTCCTGATTCTTCTCTTCTTCGCGGGTTCGTGGATCGCGCGCAAGCTGCGCCAGGCCCAGGAGCACGCGCAGGCGCGCACCGGCCGCGGCGCCGGTCACGACGGCATGCCCGGCGCCGGCGCCGGCGGCGCGGGTTCGGGGCGCCCGAACGGCGATGCGCGGGCGCTGCCCGAGCCGATGGTGCGCTGCGCCGAATGCGGCGTGCATGCGCCGAAGGGCGACGCCGTCGCCGCGGGCGGTGAATACTTCTGCAGCGCCGAGCACGCGCAGCGCCACGCCGCGCGGTCGAGCGGTCGCGACGCACGATGAGCGACACGCGGTTGCTGTCGGTCGACGCGCACGGCTGGGTGCGCGAAGCGCGCCATGCGCCGTCGCCGAACTTCGAGGTGCGGCCCGCGGGCGCGGTGCCGACGCTCGTGGTCGTCCACAACATCAGCCTGCCGCCCGGCGAATTCGGCGGTGACGCGATCGAGGCGCTGTTCCTGAATCGTCTCGACTGCGATGCGCACCCCTATTACCAGAGCCACCTGCGCGACGTGCGCGTGTCCGCGCACTTCCTGATCCGCCGCAACGGCGAACTCGTGCAGTTCGTGTCGTGCGACGAGCGTGCGTGGCATGCGGGCTCGTCCGAGTTCTTCGGCCGGGCGCGCTGCAATGACTTCTCGATCGGCATCGAGCTCGAGGGCGCGGACGACGTGCCGTTCGACGACGCGCAGTATGCGATGCTCGCCGCGCTCTCCCGCGCGCTCGCGGCACGCTACCCGGTCGACGCATTCGCGGGGCACTCGGACGTCGCGCCGGGCCGCAAGACCGACCCGGGCCCACATTTCGATTGGCAACGCTTTGCGAGCGATGCCGGTTTTTCCGCCGAATACTTTCCTTTCCGTCAGCACTGATCGCAGGGTTTTTGAGGGCGCGAAATTTTTTTTTCCGACCAATGCCTTGTCGCGTCTGAGCCTGTGCGGGGTGAGGGTGATGTCAATACCTCCATCGCAAATTATCCATTTTGACGTCCTCCGAATGTCCACTATACTTGGTGCCAGTTGAGCAGTTCTGCACTAGATATAGTGTGTGTCGCAGGGGAAACCCGAGCGGCACCGGCCGGCGGGCAACGCCGGCGGACAGGGTTCTCAGGGCGGCGCGTCAGGCCGGGCGGTCCGGGCGTCGCGATCAGCGCAGCGAACATCGACGGGGCGGGTACACATGACGAAGCACACGACCGGATCGGTTGTCGCGCATCGACCGAACCGGCTTCCCCGGCGCATCGCTCGCCTCTTACCGCTCGCGCACCGCGTTGCGCAGCGTTCGTTTTAATCCGCGGTTCTCTCCGCACCATCCAACACCAGGAGCTTTGCACATGCAAACCACCGACAACGCGACGTCCCAGTACGAGAGCGCCTCGAGCCGTCCGCTCGGCGGGACCGAACAGGGCGCGAAGGCGCTCGCGCCGCAGGCCACGTTCGCCGACTACAAGGTGATCCGCCGCAACGGCAGCGTCGTCTCGTTCGAACCTTCGAAGATCGCGATTGCGGTGACCAAGGCTTTCCTGGCCGTCAATGGCGGGCAGGGTGCGGCATCGGCGCGCGTACGCGAGCAGGTCGAGCAACTGACGCACAACGTCGTGCGCGCGCTCGTGCGCAGCCGCCCGAACGGCGGTACGTTCCATATCGAAGACATCCAGGACCAGGTCGAACTCGCGCTGATGCGCGGCGGCGAGCACAACGTCGCGCGTGCGTACGTGCTGTATCGCGAGAAGCGTCACCTCGAGCGCCAGCATGCGGGCGAGGAAGCAGCGGCCGCCGGCGGCGAGGCGAGCACCGGCATCAACGTCGTCGACAACGGCGTCACGCGCCCGCTCGACCTGAACGCGCTGCGCGCGCTGATCGTGTCGGCATGCGACGGCCTCGGCGCTGCGGTTAACCCTGACCCGATCGTCGCCGAGACGGTGAAGAACCTGTACGACGGCGTGCCGATGAGCCAGGTCTACGACTCGGCGATCCTGGCTGCGCGCACGATGATCGAGAAGGATCCGGCATACAGCCAGGTTACGTCGCGCATCCTGCTGCACACGATCCGCCGCGAGATCCTCGGTGAGGAAGTGGTGCAGGCCGAGATGTCGACCCGTTACGCGGAATACTTCCCGCAGTTCCTGAAGCGCGGCGTCGACGCCGGCCTGCTCGACGACAAGCTGCTGCAGTTCGACCTGAAGCGCCTCGGCGAAGCACTCGACGCGAACCGCGACCTGCAGTTCGGCTACCTCGGCCTGCAGACGCTGTACGACCGCTACTTCCTGCACGTCGAAGGCACCCGCATCGAAATGCCGCAGGCATTCTTCATGCGCGTCGCGATGGGCCTGTCGCTGAACGAGATCGACCGCGAAACGCGCGCGATCGAGTTCTACAACGTGCTGTCCAGCTTCGACTTCATGAGCTCGACGCCGACGCTGTTCAACTCGGGCACGCACCGCTCGCAGCTGTCGTCGTGCTACCTGACGACCGTCGCGGACGATCTCGACGGCATCTATGAAGCGCTGAAGGAAAACGCGCTGCTGTCGAAGTTCGCCGGCGGCCTGGGCAACGACTGGACGCGCGTGCGCGCACTCGGCTCGCATATCAAGGGCACGAACGGCAAGTCGCAAGGCGTGGTCCCGTTCCTGAAGGTCGTCAACGACACGGCCGTCGCGGTCAACCAGGGCGGCAAGCGCAAGGGCGCGGTCTGCGCGTACCTCGAATCGTGGCACCTCGACATCGAGGAGTTCCTCGAGCTGCGCAAGAACACGGGCGACGATCGCCGCCGGACGCACGACATGAACACGGCGAACTGGATTCCCGACCTGTTCATGAAGCGCGTGATGGAAGGTGCGGACTGGACGCTGTTCTCGCCGTCGACCTGCCCGGACCTGCACGACAAGTTCGGCGCGGAATTCGAGAAGGCTTACACGGCTTACGAAGACAAGGTCGCGCGCGGCGAGATCAAGCTGTTCAAGAAGATCCCGGCGCAGCAACTCTGGCGCAAGATGCTCGGCATGCTGTTCGAGACGGGCCACCCGTGGATCACGTTCAAGGATCCGTGCAACGTGCGCTCGCCGCAGCAGCACGTCGGCGTCGTCCACTCGTCGAACCTGTGCACGGAAATCACGCTGAACACGAGCGACACCGAAATCGCGGTGTGCAACCTCGGCTCGGTGAACCTCGTCGCCCACCTGGTGAAGCAGGCCGACGGCAGCTACGCGCTCGACCACGACAAGCTGAAGCGCACGATCAGCGTCGCGATGCGCATGCTCGACAACGTGATCGACATCAACTACTACGCGGTGCCGAAGGCGCGTAACTCGAACCTGAAGCACCGTCCGGTCGGCATGGGCATCATGGGCTTCCAGGACTGCCTGCACCTGCTGCGCACGCCGTACGCGTCGGAAGCGGCGGTCGAGTTCGCCGATCGTTCGATGGAAGCGGTCTGCTACTACGCGTACTACGCGTCGACCGAGCTGGCCGAAGAGCGCGGCCGCTACTCGAGCTACCGCGGCTCGCTGTGGGATCGCGGCATCCTCCCGCAGGACACGCTGAAGCTGCTGACGGAAGCACGCGGCGGCTACGTCGAAGTCGATACCTCCGAATCGCTCGACTGGACGTCGCTGCGTTCGCGGATCGCCTCGCACGGCATGCGCAACTCGAACTGCGTCGCGATCGCGCCGACGGCGACGATCTCGAACATCATCGGCGTGTCGGCCTGTATCGAGCCGACCTTCCAGAACCTGTACGTGAAGTCGAACCTGTCGGGCGAATTCACGGTGGTGAACGAGTACCTGGTGCGCGACCTGAAGGAACGCGGCCTGTGGGACGAAGTGATGGTCGCCGACCTGAAGTACTTCGACGGCATGCTGTCGCGCATCGACCGCATCCCGGCCGACCTCCGCGCGATCTACGCGACCGCCTTCGAAGTCGACCCGACGTGGCTGGTCGAAGCGGCATCGCGTCGCCAGAAGTGGATCGACCAGGCGCAGTCGCTGAACATCTACATGGGCGGCGCGTCGGGCAAGAAGCTCGACGAGGTCTACAAGCTCGCATGGCTGCGTGGCCTGAAGACGACCTACTACCTCCGCACGATGGCGGCGACGCACGTCGAGAAGTCGACGGTCGCACACGGCGCGCTGAACGCCGTGCCGACGGGCGGCGGTTCGAGCAGCGGCGGCGCGCAAGGCGCGGCTGGCGGCTTCGGTGCGGCAGGCGGCGATGCGTCGTCGGGCGCGGTCAACGCGGCACCGGCACTCGCACCGGTCGAGGCAGATGGTCCGGTGTGCACGATGCGTCCGGGCGATCCTGGCTTCGACGAATGCGAAGCGTGCCAGTAACGCAGTGCGCCTGACCTGAGAAGCAGGTCAGCGCGGCGCACACGACGACCGATCGAGGTTGAAGTGTGCGCCGCTCTCAACTAAAAAAATGATAAGGAATCTGTAACGCGGCACCTGCGTTGCAGGCAGTGACAAGCGATCGAAACATCCCCGACGACGTCGCGTTTCGATCAGCGTTCGATGCGTCGAGCGCACCTTGCGATACACGCGCGACGCACATCGCGCGCTGCATGAACGACGATGCGTTGCTCAAAGTGTTGTATCGAGGTCGCAACGCGAATCGAAAAAAGGATTTTTCGTGAGCGAACCCTTTTATCGCTCAGGAAAAGATGGTACAAACCGTTCTAAATTGATGGTGAGAATTTATGCTCAACTGGGATGAAGAGAAGACTGCCGTAACTCCCGCGAGCGGAGCGCAGCAAAACGCGATGCGCACCTCCGCAGGAACGGCTGTCGGACTGCAGGCTGCAACGCCTGCCGCCCATCAGGTCCGCGACATTTTCGAAGGCGATCTTGCGGTGCCCCCGCAAGCATCGGCTGTTCCCGCCGGCGGTTCGGAAGCGCGGGTCAATGTCGCCGACAAGCGCATCATCAACGGCCAGACTGACGTCAATCAGCTGGTGCCGTTCAAGTACAAGTGGGCGTGGGAAAAGTATCTGGCCGGTTGCGCGAACCACTGGATGCCGCAGGAAATCAACATGTCCCGCGACATCGCTCTGTGGAAGGACCCGAACGGTCTGACCGAGGACGAGCGCCGCATCGTGAAGCGCAACCTCGGCTTCTTCGTGACGGCCGATTCGCTCGCGGCGAACAACATCGTGCTCGGCACGTACCGCCACATCACGGCGCCCGAGTGCCGGCAGTTCCTGCTGCGCCAGGCGTTCGAAGAGGCGATCCACACGCACGCGTACCAATACATTGTCGAATCGCTCGGTCTCGACGAAGGCGAGATCTTCAACGCGTACCACGAGGTCACGTCGATCCGCGCGAAGGACGAATTCCTGATCCCGTTCATCCACACGCTGACGGATCCGGCCTTCAAGACCGGCACGCTCGAAGCGGATCAGAAGCTGCTGAAGTCGCTGATCGTGTTCGCCTGCATCATGGAAGGCCTGTTCTTCTATGTCGGGTTTACGCAGATCCTCGCGCTCGGCCGCCAGAACAAGATGACGGGTGCTGCAGAGCAATATCAGTACATCCTGCGCGATGAGTCGATGCACTGCAACTTCGGCATCGACCTGATCAACCAGATCAAGCTCGAGAATCCGCATCTCTGGACCGCCGAATTCCGCGCCGAGATCCGCGAGCTGTTCAAGCAGGCTGTCGAACTCGAATACCGCTACGCCGAGGACACGATGCCGCGCGGCGTGCTGGGTTTGAACGCGTCGATGTTCAAGAGCTATCTGCGCTTCATCAGCAACCGTCGTTGCCAGCAGATCGGCCTCGATCCGCTGTACCCGAACGAGGAAAATCCGTTCCCGTGGATGAGCGAGATGATCGACCTGAAGAAGGAACGCAACTTCTTCGAGACGCGTGTGATCGAGTATCAGACGGGCGGCGCGCTGTCCTGGGAATAACCCGCAGCAGCGAACCCGTCACATGATGGAACAGCCGGCGGCCTCTCGGCCCCGGCTCAAGGTTTAGGAGCAAGAACGCCTGATGCAAAGCATGCCCGGTGCCTTAACGGCACGACGACACGACAGGCACTTTGCGAACCCTTCAGTGGGATGGGCAAACTTCCCTCCGGAAAAAGCGGACGGCCGTGTGGCGGTCCGCTTGATCAAGCGATTAGGGGTAGCGGCGCGAGGTGCGCCGGCTACCGACTTGATTTGGCGCGCGAGGCCGGGTGGTCACGCGCGCCATACCGTATTCATTAGCGTAAGCGCGTGGTATCCGCGTACGCCGATGAATAGCCCGCTTCGAAGCGCACGTCCTGAACAGCGTCCGCGGGAAGCGGGTTTTGACGAAGGGTGTAGTTTGAACTGACTCTCATCTGAACCTGAAGGAGAACAACATGGCACTTGCCAAGAAGAAACCGGCTGCAAAGAAGGCCGCAGTGAAGAAGGTCGCTGCGAAGAAGGCTGCTGCTCCGGCGAAGAAGGCCGTTGCAGTGAAGAAGGTTGCTGCGAAGAAGGTCGCGGTGAAGAAGGTTGCCGCGAAGAAGGCAGCACCGGCGAAGAAGGCCGCAGTGAAGAAGGTTGCTGCGAAGAAGGTCGCAACGAAGAAGGTTGCCGCCAAGAAGGTCGCAGTGAAGAAGGTTGCCGCGAAGAAGGCAGCACCGGCGAAGAAGGCCGCAGCGAAGAAGGTTGCCGCCAAGAAAGTCGCAGTGAAGAAGGTTGCTGCGAAGAAGGCCGCACCGGCTAAGAAGGCTGCTGCGAAGAAGGCCGCGCCGGCGAAGAAGGCTGCTGCGAAGAAGGCTGCGCCTGCGAAGAAGGCTGCCGCGAAGAAGGCTGCGCCTGCCAAGAAGGCTGCCCCTGCGAAGAAGGCCGCTGCTCCGGCGAAGAAGGCTGCCGCTGCTGCCCCGGCTGCGGCTCCGGCGAAGAAGGCTGCCGCTCCGAAGAAGGCTGCTGCTCCGAAGAAGGCCGTCGTGAAGAAGGCTGCGCCGGCAACGACCGCGTCGACCGCATCGGTTGCGCCGGCATCGGGCGTGAAGACCGCGCTCAACCCGGCAGCGGCATGGCCGTTCCCGACCGGCAGCCGTCCGTAATCGAGGCTGACCTGCACCACCCGGACACTCACGTGGTGTCCGTGGGTTGAGTAGCGCTACTCAATCAGTCCCGCCATCTGGCTCAGGTGGCGGGATTTTTTTCGTCCGTCCTTGCCGATGGATGTGCCCGCATACCGGACGCCCGTACGCCGACGGCGGCGAGTACGGACGAAAAAAAACGCATGTGCAGCTTCGCACATGCGTTCGACCGCGGCTTGCGCCGCGTGCTGAGGTACCTGTTAGTGCGTGACGCGCGTGACGCCGCCGCTCGACAGCAGTCGCACGCGTTCGCCGGCGCGGAACGCTTCGCCGCTTGCAGCCTGCGTGATCGAGCGCAGATCGCCGTTGTCGAGGCGCACGGTGATTTCGACACCGTTCGCCGTGCTGAGGTTTTCGCCGACCGCGTTGCCCGCGACCGCGCCGACGAGGCCGCCGGCGATCGCGGTCAGGATCGACCCCTTGCCGCCGCCGATCGCGCTGCCTGCCACCGCGCCGAGCGCGCCGCCGCCGAGCGTGCCGATCGCGCTGCCGCCGCCGTCGGACTGGATGCGCACCGCGCG is from Burkholderia sp. HI2500 and encodes:
- the ffh gene encoding signal recognition particle protein, giving the protein MLDNLTQRMARVVKTLRGEARLTEANTQEMLREVRLALLEADVSLPVVREFIAKVKEKALGEEVISSLSPGQALVGVVQKELTAVIGGDYEGKAAELNLAVTPPAVILMAGLQGAGKTTTAGKLAKLLREKYKKKVLTVSCDVYRPAAIMQLKTVSEQVGADFFPSTPDQKPVDIAIAAVDWAKRHYHDVLIVDTAGRLGIDEAMMQEIAALHGTLKPAETLFVVDAMLGQDAVNTAKAFNDTLPLTGVVLTKLDGDSRGGAALSVRHVTGKPIKFVGVAEKLDGLEVFHPDRMANRILGMGDILALVEEAQRGVDVQAAQKLADKVKKGGDFDLNDFRAQISQMKNMGGLSSLMDKLPAQFQQAAAGADMGQAEKSIRRMEGIISSMTPAERAKPEIIKATRKRRIAAGAGVPVQEVNRMLNQYDQMRTMMKKLKGGNMQKMMRGLKGMMPGMR
- a CDS encoding histone H1-like DNA-binding protein → MALAKKKPAAKKAAVKKVAAKKAAAPAKKAVAVKKVAAKKVAVKKVAAKKAAPAKKAAVKKVAAKKVATKKVAAKKVAVKKVAAKKAAPAKKAAAKKVAAKKVAVKKVAAKKAAPAKKAAAKKAAPAKKAAAKKAAPAKKAAAKKAAPAKKAAPAKKAAAPAKKAAAAAPAAAPAKKAAAPKKAAAPKKAVVKKAAPATTASTASVAPASGVKTALNPAAAWPFPTGSRP
- a CDS encoding hypoxanthine-guanine phosphoribosyltransferase, translating into MNREEALHIFNHSEEIVSADAVNASISKMADAIRAEIGDAFPLVLSVMGGAAVFTGMLLPHLDFPLEFDYIHLTRYRNTTQGSPEMHWRVAPRESVKDRIVLVLDDILDEGETMAAIRDRILDMGAKRFMSAVLCEKTLAKAKPLHPDFCGFAVPDRYVFGCGMDAKGYWRNLPTIRALTTNV
- the ampD gene encoding 1,6-anhydro-N-acetylmuramyl-L-alanine amidase AmpD; this encodes MSDTRLLSVDAHGWVREARHAPSPNFEVRPAGAVPTLVVVHNISLPPGEFGGDAIEALFLNRLDCDAHPYYQSHLRDVRVSAHFLIRRNGELVQFVSCDERAWHAGSSEFFGRARCNDFSIGIELEGADDVPFDDAQYAMLAALSRALAARYPVDAFAGHSDVAPGRKTDPGPHFDWQRFASDAGFSAEYFPFRQH
- a CDS encoding ribonucleoside-diphosphate reductase subunit alpha; the encoded protein is MQTTDNATSQYESASSRPLGGTEQGAKALAPQATFADYKVIRRNGSVVSFEPSKIAIAVTKAFLAVNGGQGAASARVREQVEQLTHNVVRALVRSRPNGGTFHIEDIQDQVELALMRGGEHNVARAYVLYREKRHLERQHAGEEAAAAGGEASTGINVVDNGVTRPLDLNALRALIVSACDGLGAAVNPDPIVAETVKNLYDGVPMSQVYDSAILAARTMIEKDPAYSQVTSRILLHTIRREILGEEVVQAEMSTRYAEYFPQFLKRGVDAGLLDDKLLQFDLKRLGEALDANRDLQFGYLGLQTLYDRYFLHVEGTRIEMPQAFFMRVAMGLSLNEIDRETRAIEFYNVLSSFDFMSSTPTLFNSGTHRSQLSSCYLTTVADDLDGIYEALKENALLSKFAGGLGNDWTRVRALGSHIKGTNGKSQGVVPFLKVVNDTAVAVNQGGKRKGAVCAYLESWHLDIEEFLELRKNTGDDRRRTHDMNTANWIPDLFMKRVMEGADWTLFSPSTCPDLHDKFGAEFEKAYTAYEDKVARGEIKLFKKIPAQQLWRKMLGMLFETGHPWITFKDPCNVRSPQQHVGVVHSSNLCTEITLNTSDTEIAVCNLGSVNLVAHLVKQADGSYALDHDKLKRTISVAMRMLDNVIDINYYAVPKARNSNLKHRPVGMGIMGFQDCLHLLRTPYASEAAVEFADRSMEAVCYYAYYASTELAEERGRYSSYRGSLWDRGILPQDTLKLLTEARGGYVEVDTSESLDWTSLRSRIASHGMRNSNCVAIAPTATISNIIGVSACIEPTFQNLYVKSNLSGEFTVVNEYLVRDLKERGLWDEVMVADLKYFDGMLSRIDRIPADLRAIYATAFEVDPTWLVEAASRRQKWIDQAQSLNIYMGGASGKKLDEVYKLAWLRGLKTTYYLRTMAATHVEKSTVAHGALNAVPTGGGSSSGGAQGAAGGFGAAGGDASSGAVNAAPALAPVEADGPVCTMRPGDPGFDECEACQ
- a CDS encoding cytochrome C assembly family protein, which codes for MDIVLYALTAFLYGGLAVAGWRTHRQGATPLVASVPAVPVPASAASGMSGAGRALLFAALVAHGVLLHMTIFPNDAMVFGFAFALSAMFWLGAGIYWIESFFFPLDSLRLLVLPLACGASLLPLVFGGVRVLPYAAAPLFKLHFLIANIAYGLFAIAALHAILMLMVERRLQSLRSGGRDGSTGWIASWLETLPPLLTLEKLLFRLIGAGFVLLTLTLASGILFSEQVDARALRLDHKTVFAILSWLMFGGLLVARKTSGWRGRGAARWVLVSFAALLLAYVGSRFVFEVLLHRSVV
- a CDS encoding PP0621 family protein; this encodes MRQILLLILLFFAGSWIARKLRQAQEHAQARTGRGAGHDGMPGAGAGGAGSGRPNGDARALPEPMVRCAECGVHAPKGDAVAAGGEYFCSAEHAQRHAARSSGRDAR
- a CDS encoding glycine zipper 2TM domain-containing protein — its product is MLTKKTLTLAAMLTASLTLTGCFTAPGSADVYSVGQAQREQTVRMGTVESVRAVRIQSDGGGSAIGTLGGGALGAVAGSAIGGGKGSILTAIAGGLVGAVAGNAVGENLSTANGVEITVRLDNGDLRSITQAASGEAFRAGERVRLLSSGGVTRVTH
- a CDS encoding ribonucleotide-diphosphate reductase subunit beta yields the protein MLNWDEEKTAVTPASGAQQNAMRTSAGTAVGLQAATPAAHQVRDIFEGDLAVPPQASAVPAGGSEARVNVADKRIINGQTDVNQLVPFKYKWAWEKYLAGCANHWMPQEINMSRDIALWKDPNGLTEDERRIVKRNLGFFVTADSLAANNIVLGTYRHITAPECRQFLLRQAFEEAIHTHAYQYIVESLGLDEGEIFNAYHEVTSIRAKDEFLIPFIHTLTDPAFKTGTLEADQKLLKSLIVFACIMEGLFFYVGFTQILALGRQNKMTGAAEQYQYILRDESMHCNFGIDLINQIKLENPHLWTAEFRAEIRELFKQAVELEYRYAEDTMPRGVLGLNASMFKSYLRFISNRRCQQIGLDPLYPNEENPFPWMSEMIDLKKERNFFETRVIEYQTGGALSWE
- a CDS encoding MarC family protein, translating into MEYTFLSATVLLVLITDPLGNIPLFISAMRDVPRERRVKLILREVGIAFVILLFFMLVGDRFLRMMSLTDLSLRLGGGIVLFLIALRMIFPHPDGALGNDPRAGGEPFIVPLAIPALAGPSALATVMLLTSQGPGKMLEWVGALTVTMIVCAVTLVLAERIQQWIGERTVAAFERLMGLVLVAISVEMMLGGVRAFVHQL